In the Schistocerca gregaria isolate iqSchGreg1 chromosome 6, iqSchGreg1.2, whole genome shotgun sequence genome, one interval contains:
- the LOC126278222 gene encoding uncharacterized protein LOC126278222 isoform X2 — protein MLFDCGCCNDHSVFFVNIYEVEECKYRWKNIRDTFMRRKRNKLLKGASRTRKSRKWCLETLLEFLDQIEYQRELSTDVTTTDTEAGVKCENHQTEAGGMVVGAITEASETSADTSSVDADINEASAERQVEQCYGNDQQSTDRRKQTTTRSVDNVTEFFITNPAERSKLLSTAVGKGTEENEIDTFFKSMAISVKKLSPENQIRAKIQICNIVGQLELDEISSGNSSVSVSRNYDRHMPRLASSMSAAPDTASACQPDNKLHFMTNVPGHNVD, from the exons TGGAAGAGTGTAAATACCGCTGGAAAAACATCAGAGATACATTTATGAGGCGTAAAAGAAATAAACTGCTGAAAGGAGCCTCACGAACACGAAAATCAAGAAAGTGGTGTTTGGAGACACTCCTCGAATTTCTCGACCAAATTGAGTATCAAAGAGA GCTTTCTACAGACGTCACTACAACTGACACTGAAGCTGGTGTCAAATGCGAAAACCATCAAACTGAGGCTGGAGGAATGGTTGTAGGTGCAATAACTGAAGCCTCGGAAACTTCTGCTGATACCAGCAGTGTTGATGCTGACATTAATGAAGCTTCAGCTGAACGTCAAGTCGAACAGTGTTACGGTAATGATCAACAGTCCACTGACAGGCGGAAACAGACAACAACGAGATCCGTGGATAATGTGACTGAATTTTTCATAACAAATCCCGCAGAAAGATCGAAATTGCTGTCTACAGCTGTCGGCAAGGGAACCGAGGAAAACGAAATTGACACGTTTTTCAAAAGCATGGCGATATCTGTTAAGAAACTGTCTCCAGAAAATCAAATTCGTGCCAAAATACAAATCTGTAATATCGTTGGTCAACTCGAGTTGGACGAAATCTCTTCTGGAAATTCAAGTGTTTCAGTGTCAAGAAATTACGATCGACATATGCCCAGACTAGCTTCATCTATGTCTGCCGCTCCAGATACGGCCTCAGCTTGCCAGCCTGATAATAAGTTACACTTCATGACAAATGTGCCTGGACATAATGTTGATTGA